The following are encoded together in the Kribbella sp. CA-293567 genome:
- a CDS encoding BCCT family transporter: MAIDFDSQQADPDHANEHPALAAPPPPGSRSTGSGLDRIVFGVTAVIALAFVAWGFASANSLGTASTSALTWVETNTGWLFVLLASGFVVYVLWLAAGRYGNIPLGGDDEQPEFKTVSWVAMMFSAGMGIGLMFYGVSEPLSHFMSPPPATVEAGSDAALQTAMATTLFHWTLHPWAIYAVVGIAIAYGTFRRGRSSLISSAFAPLLGKRTEGPIGKVIDSLAIFATLFGSAASLGLGALQIGSGVRILGWLDETGNAVLVGVIAVLTAAFVASAVSGVAKGIQWLSNINMVLAVVLAAFVFVIGPTVLILNLVPTAIGDYLRDLAEMAARTEASGGDEMATWLSSWTVFYWAWWISWTPFVGMFIARISRGRTIRQFVTGVLLVPSMVSLVWFCIFGGAAIDTQRDGVDIAGQSTSEGQLFGLLNHYPLASVTTILVVVLVAIFFVSGADAASIVMGTLSSRGAIEPRKPVVVFWGVLTGAVAAVMLLVGGGGAKALQGLQNLTIVAALPFAIVMVGLAVALAKDLRTDPLMLRKAIGTEAVEAAVIEGVTTHGDDFSLVVTGTDEPPKRPE; encoded by the coding sequence GTGGCGATCGATTTCGACAGCCAGCAAGCGGATCCCGACCACGCCAACGAGCACCCGGCGCTCGCGGCGCCACCGCCACCGGGCAGCCGAAGTACGGGCTCCGGGCTCGACCGGATCGTCTTCGGGGTCACCGCGGTGATCGCACTGGCCTTCGTGGCCTGGGGTTTCGCCAGCGCGAACAGCCTCGGTACGGCGTCCACCTCGGCGCTGACCTGGGTGGAGACCAACACCGGCTGGCTGTTCGTCCTGCTGGCGTCCGGCTTCGTCGTGTACGTGCTCTGGCTCGCGGCCGGCCGGTACGGGAACATCCCGCTCGGTGGGGACGACGAGCAGCCGGAGTTCAAGACGGTCTCCTGGGTCGCGATGATGTTCAGCGCCGGGATGGGCATCGGCCTGATGTTCTACGGCGTGAGCGAACCGCTGTCGCACTTCATGTCACCGCCGCCGGCCACCGTGGAGGCCGGCAGCGACGCGGCCCTGCAGACGGCGATGGCGACCACCCTGTTCCACTGGACCCTGCACCCGTGGGCGATCTACGCCGTGGTCGGCATAGCGATTGCCTACGGCACCTTTCGCCGGGGCCGCTCGTCGCTGATCAGCTCGGCGTTCGCGCCGCTGCTCGGCAAGCGCACCGAGGGCCCGATCGGCAAGGTGATCGACAGCCTGGCGATCTTCGCGACACTGTTCGGTTCGGCCGCGTCGCTCGGGCTCGGCGCGCTGCAGATCGGGTCCGGCGTCCGGATCCTGGGCTGGCTGGACGAGACCGGCAACGCCGTCCTGGTCGGGGTGATCGCCGTGCTGACCGCGGCCTTCGTCGCCTCCGCCGTCTCCGGTGTTGCCAAGGGCATCCAATGGCTGTCGAACATCAACATGGTGCTCGCCGTCGTGCTGGCCGCGTTCGTCTTCGTCATCGGCCCGACCGTGCTGATCCTCAACCTGGTGCCGACCGCGATCGGGGACTACCTGCGCGACCTGGCCGAGATGGCGGCCCGGACCGAGGCCAGCGGTGGCGACGAGATGGCCACCTGGCTGTCGTCCTGGACGGTCTTCTACTGGGCCTGGTGGATCTCCTGGACGCCGTTCGTCGGCATGTTCATCGCGCGGATCAGCCGCGGCCGGACGATCCGGCAGTTCGTCACCGGCGTCCTGCTGGTGCCGTCGATGGTCAGCCTGGTCTGGTTCTGCATCTTCGGCGGCGCCGCGATCGACACCCAGCGCGACGGAGTCGACATCGCCGGCCAGTCCACCAGCGAGGGGCAGCTGTTCGGGCTGCTGAACCACTATCCGCTGGCGTCGGTGACCACGATCCTGGTCGTCGTCCTGGTCGCGATCTTCTTCGTCTCCGGCGCCGACGCGGCGTCCATCGTGATGGGCACGCTGTCCTCGCGTGGCGCGATCGAGCCGCGCAAACCGGTGGTCGTCTTCTGGGGCGTACTGACCGGCGCGGTCGCCGCGGTGATGCTGCTGGTCGGCGGAGGCGGCGCGAAGGCCTTGCAAGGCCTGCAGAACCTGACGATCGTCGCGGCACTCCCGTTCGCGATCGTGATGGTCGGCCTGGCGGTGGCGCTCGCGAAGGACCTGCGTACGGATCCGTTGATGCTGCGTAAGGCGATCGGCACCGAGGCGGTCGAGGCCGCCGTGATCGAAGGCGTCACCACCCACGGCGACGACTTCTCGCTGGTGGTCACCGGCACCGACGAACCTCCGAAGCGCCCCGAGTGA
- a CDS encoding zinc-dependent alcohol dehydrogenase family protein, translating into MRQVVMHSPGNVQVEDRQDPRILEPTDAIIRLSATCICGSDLWPYRGAEPVDHQVMGHEYVGVVEELGADVRTVKVGDFVVGSFWASDNTCEICQAGYQAYCVHRVLMGTIGTQSELARIPLADGTLVATPGMPDPDLIPSLMAASDVLGTGWFAAVAAQAGPGRTVAVVGDGAVGLLGILAAEQLGAERIIAFSRHADRQALAKEFGATDIVEERGAAGVARVKELTGGLGAHSVIEAVGTQEAMMQAIHSTRPGGHVGFVGVSHDVAIPGDELFMAGVHLHGGPAPVRQYLPELIQLIWDRKINPGRVFDLTLPLDRAAEGYRAMDERTAIKVLLTV; encoded by the coding sequence ATGCGCCAGGTAGTCATGCACAGCCCCGGGAACGTCCAGGTCGAGGACCGTCAGGACCCGAGGATCCTCGAACCGACGGACGCGATCATCCGCTTGTCGGCGACCTGCATCTGCGGCAGCGACCTGTGGCCCTACCGTGGCGCCGAGCCTGTCGACCACCAAGTGATGGGACACGAGTACGTCGGTGTCGTCGAGGAGCTCGGCGCGGACGTGCGGACGGTCAAGGTCGGTGACTTCGTCGTCGGCTCGTTCTGGGCCTCGGACAACACCTGTGAGATCTGCCAGGCCGGGTATCAGGCGTACTGCGTGCACCGCGTCCTGATGGGCACCATCGGTACGCAGTCGGAGCTCGCCCGGATCCCGCTGGCCGACGGCACCTTGGTCGCCACCCCGGGGATGCCCGATCCGGACTTGATCCCATCGCTGATGGCAGCGTCCGACGTACTCGGCACCGGCTGGTTCGCCGCTGTCGCTGCCCAGGCCGGCCCGGGCAGGACGGTCGCGGTCGTCGGTGACGGCGCCGTCGGGCTGCTCGGCATTCTCGCCGCCGAACAACTCGGCGCCGAGCGGATCATCGCCTTCAGCCGGCATGCCGACCGCCAGGCCCTGGCCAAGGAGTTCGGCGCCACCGACATCGTCGAGGAACGTGGCGCAGCAGGCGTTGCCCGGGTCAAGGAACTCACCGGTGGGCTCGGAGCCCACTCGGTGATCGAGGCGGTCGGCACGCAGGAGGCGATGATGCAGGCGATCCACTCCACCCGACCGGGCGGCCACGTCGGTTTCGTCGGCGTCTCCCACGACGTCGCGATCCCCGGTGACGAGCTGTTCATGGCCGGTGTCCACCTCCACGGCGGTCCCGCCCCGGTCCGGCAGTACCTGCCCGAACTGATCCAGCTCATCTGGGACCGCAAGATCAACCCTGGCAGGGTTTTCGACCTCACCCTGCCCCTCGACCGTGCCGCCGAGGGCTACCGGGCCATGGACGAGCGCACCGCCATCAAGGTCCTTCTCACCGTCTGA
- a CDS encoding helix-turn-helix transcriptional regulator, whose product MDNRQEVREFLTTRRARITPDQAGLPVTGTRRVPGLRRSEVATIAGLSVEYYARLERGQIAGASTGVLEALARALQLDETERAHLFDLARAADGIPTSGRPRRRSPGKAVSRLSLQWALDAIKDGVAFVRDPHQNLLATNTLGRAFYSPVIGDSGRTPNLARFQFLDPASRDFYPDWDVFAQMCVGIMRAEAGRDPHDRGLQDLVGELSTRSEVFRRLWADHDVRTHGAGTKRFNHPVVGELTLVYEELAVTAEPGLVLLVYTAEPGSPSAERLRLLASWAAPAQTPTVSSQ is encoded by the coding sequence GTGGACAACCGTCAAGAGGTACGCGAGTTCCTCACGACTCGCCGCGCCCGCATCACTCCGGACCAGGCCGGGCTCCCCGTCACCGGTACCCGCCGCGTTCCCGGTCTGCGCCGCAGCGAGGTCGCGACGATCGCCGGTCTCAGCGTCGAGTACTACGCGCGGCTGGAGCGCGGCCAGATCGCCGGTGCCTCCACCGGCGTACTGGAAGCGCTTGCGCGGGCGCTGCAACTGGACGAGACCGAGCGAGCCCATCTGTTCGACCTCGCCCGGGCCGCCGACGGAATCCCCACGTCAGGGCGTCCCCGCCGCCGGTCGCCGGGCAAGGCAGTATCGCGGCTCAGCTTGCAGTGGGCACTGGACGCGATCAAGGACGGCGTCGCGTTCGTCCGCGACCCGCATCAGAACCTGCTCGCCACGAACACCCTGGGCCGCGCGTTCTACTCACCCGTGATCGGCGACAGCGGCCGTACGCCGAACCTGGCCCGCTTCCAGTTCCTCGATCCCGCTTCGCGGGACTTCTATCCGGACTGGGACGTGTTCGCTCAGATGTGCGTCGGCATCATGCGCGCCGAAGCCGGCCGCGATCCGCACGACCGTGGACTGCAGGACCTGGTCGGTGAACTGTCCACCCGCAGCGAGGTCTTCCGCCGCCTCTGGGCCGACCACGACGTCCGCACCCACGGAGCAGGCACCAAGCGGTTCAACCACCCCGTCGTCGGCGAACTCACCCTCGTCTACGAAGAACTCGCCGTCACCGCCGAACCAGGGCTGGTGTTGCTCGTCTACACCGCCGAACCCGGCTCACCATCCGCAGAACGACTCCGCCTGCTCGCCTCCTGGGCAGCGCCGGCACAGACCCCGACCGTCAGCAGCCAGTGA
- a CDS encoding dioxygenase family protein, whose amino-acid sequence MSDALPVLYLSHGAPPLADDRQWTAELAAVSAGITKPKAILIVSAHWEAAPLTLAATRTVPLLYDFWGFPDRYYQVQYAAPGAPELADQVRKLLHSPATPVYDDPARGLDHGAYVPLKEMYPDADVPVLQVSMPTLDPAELFAIGRKLAPLRDQGVLIVGSGFTTHNLSAVNLGGPSDAAAPSWSVEFDDWARRALAQQDVDSLIDFLHKAPAARIAHPRTEHFAPLFVSLGASESSLGTAETVVDGFWYGLSKRSWQLG is encoded by the coding sequence ATGAGTGACGCCCTGCCTGTGCTGTACCTGAGCCACGGCGCTCCCCCGCTGGCTGACGACCGCCAGTGGACGGCGGAGCTTGCCGCGGTCTCCGCCGGAATCACCAAGCCGAAGGCGATCCTGATCGTCTCCGCGCACTGGGAGGCCGCGCCGCTCACGCTGGCGGCGACTCGGACGGTGCCGCTCCTCTACGACTTCTGGGGCTTCCCCGACCGGTACTACCAGGTCCAGTACGCCGCTCCCGGCGCGCCCGAACTCGCCGATCAGGTGCGCAAGTTGCTGCACTCCCCCGCGACGCCCGTGTACGACGACCCGGCTCGCGGGCTCGACCACGGCGCCTACGTGCCGCTCAAGGAGATGTACCCGGACGCGGACGTCCCCGTGCTCCAGGTCTCGATGCCGACGCTCGATCCGGCCGAACTCTTCGCCATCGGCCGCAAGCTCGCGCCGTTGCGCGACCAGGGTGTGCTCATCGTCGGCAGCGGTTTCACCACGCACAACCTCAGCGCGGTGAACCTCGGCGGACCGTCCGACGCGGCGGCGCCGAGCTGGTCGGTCGAGTTCGACGACTGGGCCAGGCGCGCGCTGGCGCAGCAGGACGTCGACTCGCTGATCGACTTCCTGCACAAAGCGCCGGCCGCGAGGATCGCGCATCCGCGGACCGAGCACTTCGCGCCGCTGTTCGTCTCGCTCGGTGCCTCCGAGAGCTCCCTCGGCACCGCGGAGACCGTGGTCGACGGTTTCTGGTACGGCCTGTCGAAGCGCTCCTGGCAGCTCGGCTGA
- a CDS encoding SMP-30/gluconolactonase/LRE family protein, producing MSPKSSISPVRWTPPPVPPVRQPEHLEVQTVAVPGHGPEDALIDADGSVLTGLLDGRILRVSADGTSIKVLADTGGRPLGLEWLPDGKVLICDAHRGLLTLDQDNRIDTLLGEIDGRPMRFCNNADVLPDGTVYFTDSSTRFGVDEWMADLLEHSSTGSIYRLTPDGELTRLATNRPFPNGVALSGDQKTLFYAETAGYGLFKLDLTTAGAEPELVAMIPGLPDNIARGSDGLIWVAIGSPRNALLDLLLPKQPVLRRVVWALPEAFKPKAADIIEVQAYDDDGNLVHDLRGKHPDFRMPTGVRERDGKVWLSSIGTNHLATFPTPAR from the coding sequence ATGAGTCCGAAGTCGAGCATCTCCCCAGTTCGGTGGACCCCGCCGCCCGTACCGCCGGTTCGGCAACCCGAGCACCTCGAGGTTCAGACGGTCGCGGTCCCCGGGCATGGTCCGGAGGACGCGCTGATCGACGCCGACGGCAGCGTCCTGACCGGTCTGCTCGACGGGCGCATCCTGCGCGTCAGCGCCGACGGTACGTCGATCAAGGTGCTCGCCGACACCGGTGGCCGGCCGCTCGGCCTGGAATGGCTGCCGGACGGCAAAGTGCTGATCTGCGACGCTCACCGCGGGCTGCTGACCCTCGACCAGGACAACCGGATCGACACCCTGCTGGGTGAGATCGACGGCCGGCCGATGCGCTTCTGCAACAACGCCGACGTCCTGCCGGACGGCACCGTCTACTTCACCGACTCGTCCACCCGCTTCGGCGTCGACGAATGGATGGCCGACCTGCTCGAGCACTCCAGTACCGGCAGCATCTACCGGCTCACCCCTGACGGCGAGCTGACTCGGCTGGCGACGAACCGGCCGTTCCCCAACGGGGTCGCGCTGAGCGGCGACCAGAAGACGCTGTTCTACGCCGAGACCGCCGGCTACGGCCTCTTCAAACTCGACCTCACCACCGCCGGCGCCGAGCCGGAACTGGTCGCGATGATCCCCGGCCTGCCGGACAACATCGCTCGCGGGTCGGACGGTTTGATCTGGGTCGCGATCGGCTCACCGCGCAACGCGTTGCTCGACCTCCTGCTGCCCAAGCAGCCGGTCCTGCGCAGGGTGGTCTGGGCGTTGCCGGAGGCCTTCAAACCGAAGGCCGCCGACATCATCGAGGTCCAGGCGTACGACGACGACGGCAACCTGGTGCACGATCTGCGCGGCAAGCACCCGGACTTCCGGATGCCGACCGGGGTGCGCGAGCGGGACGGAAAGGTGTGGCTGAGCAGCATCGGCACCAACCACCTGGCCACCTTCCCGACCCCGGCCCGGTAG